The Penicillium oxalicum strain HP7-1 chromosome IV, whole genome shotgun sequence genome contains a region encoding:
- a CDS encoding Actin-related protein 3, translated as MASQTPAVVMDNGTGYSKLGFAGNDSPSFVFPTAIATKAGAGSAGSSAGSRPAVASKPTFLSGGGGGSSHLSAKRGTEDLDFFIGDEALAAGNGPGYGVNYPIRHGQIENWDHMERFWSNSIFKYLRVEPEDHYFLLTEPPLNPPENRENTAEIMFESFNCAGLYIAVQAVLALAASWTSSKVTDRSLTGTVIDSGDGVTHVIPVAEGYVIGSSIKSIPIAGRDITYFVQSLLRDRGEPDSSLKTAEKVKEEYCYVSPDIVKEFARYDREPDRFLKHTVTSPNGRSVSIDVGYERFLAPEIFFNPEIYSSDFLTPLPNVVDGVIQSSPIDVRRGLYKNIVLSGGSTLYKDFGRRLQRDIRHLVDARIRASEARSGGARSGGLDVAVVTHKRQRHGPWFGGSLLGQTPEFRSYCHTKAEYDEIGPSIVRRFALLGGPGSS; from the exons ATGGCGTCCCAAACTCCTGCCGTTGTCATGGACAA CGGTACCGGTTACTCCAAGCTGG GTTTTGCCGGTAACGACTCaccttcttttgtttttcccaCTGCAATTGCCACCAAGGCCGGTGCTGGGAGCGCTGGAAGCTCCGCCGGTTCGCGGCCTGCTGTCGCGAGCAAGCCCACTTTCTTGAGTGGAGGCGGCGGAGGTAGTTCGCATTTGTCTGCAAAGCGTGGGACGGAAGACCTGGATTTCTTCATTGGAGACGAGGCTCTGGCCGCAGGCAATGGTCCGGGCTATGGTGTCAACTACCCAATCCGCCACGGTCAGATTGAGAACTGGGATCACATGGAGCGATTTTGGTCCAACTCAATCTTCAAATATCTGCGTGTCGAGCCCGAAGACCACTACTTCCTTCTGACTGAGCCG CCCTTGAACCCGCCTGAGAATCGCGAAAACACCGCCGAGATCATGTTCGAATCCTTTAATTGTGCCGGTCTTTACATTGCCGTGCAAGCTGTGCTCGCACTCGCCGCTTCCTGGACTTCCTCAAAGGTCACCGATCGATCGCTCACCGGTACTGTCATCGACTCGGGTGATGGTGTCACCCACGTCATCCCGGTTGCCGAGGGCTATGTCATTGGATCTTCCATTAAGAGCATTCCCATCGCGGGTCGTGATATTACCTACTTTGTTCAAAGCTTGCTTCGTGACCGGGGTGAGCCCGATAGCAGCTTGAAGACAgccgagaaagtcaaagagGAGTACTGCTACGTGAGCCCTGACATCGTCAAGGAGTTCGCGCGATACGACCGCGAGCCCGATCGTTTCCTGAAACACACTGTCACCTCGCCCAACGGCCGCAGTGTCTCCATCGACGTGGGATATGAACGTTTCCTGGCCCCCgaaatcttcttcaacccagAGATTTACTCGTCCGACTTCTTGACCCCGCTTCCCAACGTCGTTGATGGCGTGATCCAGTCTTCTCCTATCGATGTGCGACGAGGTCTATACAAGAACATTGTGCTTTCCGGTGGCTCTACCTTGTACAAGGACTTTGGGCGTCGTCTTCAGCGCGATATCCGTCACTTGGTTGACGCTCGAATCCGCGCCTCAGAAGCACGCAGCGGCGGTGCGCGCAGTGGTGGTCTGGATGTTGCTGTTGTCACGCATAAGCGACAGCGGCACGGACCCTGGTTCGGCGGTAGCTTGCTGGGTCAGACGCCCGAGTTCCGGAGCTATTGCCATACCAAGGCTGAATACGATGAGATTGGCCCCAGCATCGTGCGGAGATTTGCCCTGCTGGGTGGCCCCGGCAGCTCGTAG
- a CDS encoding Serine/threonine-protein kinase nrc-2, with protein sequence MTNAEKRGNFPGLSLPSRKHSNDSSHLPTKIKNFFRINSSSGGSPVGSDREREKENSPAKNEKTGFRQSRFLPTIGRNRSTTVASEGNPLDDAVSPTASANPYFAHQGQPALRHRNDGSVPSSPPDTPELQVTGVSAAEQAVTSNKEELARKLRRVASAPNAQGLFSNGQGNARPQTAEMGQETVVELSESQLAMEEKDHALTVPTTRLANRIDTNNAAFRRTYSSNSIKVRNVEVGPASFDKIKLIGKGDVGKVYLVREKKSSRLYAMKVLSKKEMIKRNKIKRALAEQEILATSNHPFIVTLYHSFQSEDYLYLCMEYCSGGEFFRTLQTRPGKCISEDAARFYAAEVTAALEYLHLMGFIYRDLKPENILLHQSGHIMLSDFDLSKQSGPGGAPTMIPGRSGGSSMAALPTIDTKSCIADFRTNSFVGTEEYIAPEVIKGCGHTSAVDWWTLGILIYEMLYGTTPFKGKNRNATFASILRDEPPFPEHSGAQQISTLCKSLIRKLLIKDETKRLGARAGASDVKTHPFFRTTQWALIRHMKPPMIPHQGRVGTDTVNFRNVKESGSVDIGGTTNPSKLKGVPMDSGLATPNAELNDPFEEFNSVTLHHEGDH encoded by the exons ATGACAAATGCCGAAAAGCGTGGGAACTTCCCCGGCTTATCTCTCCCATCTCGGAAACACTCCAATGACTCGAGTCATCTGCCCACGAAAATCAAAAACTTTTTCCGCATCAACAGCTCAAGCGGCGGGAGTCCCGTTGGCTCTGATCGAGAAcgggagaaggagaacaGCCCTGCAAAGAACGAGAAGACCGGGTTTCGACAGTCCCGCTTCCTCCCTACCATCGGTCGCAACCGTTCGACAACTGTGGCCAGCGAGGGCAATCCTCTCGATGATGCTGTGTCGCCCACCGCTTCGGCAAATCCATACTTTGCTCATCAGGGCCAGCCGGCCCTGCGACATCGCAATGATGGATCCGTCCCATCGTCTCCTCCTGATACTCCCGAGCTGCAGGTCACCGGGGTCTCGGCGGCGGAGCAGGCTGTGACGTCCAACAAGGAGGAATTGGCTCGCAAACTCCGGCGCGTAGCCTCCGCACCCAATGCCCAGGGCCTGTTCTCCAACGGTCAGGGCAACGCTCGTCCACAAACAGCCGAAATGGGCCAGGAAACCGTGGTGGAACTTTCCGAGTCCCAGCTCGccatggaagagaaagaccaTGCCCTTACTGTACCGACCACTCGCCTAGCCAACCGGATCGACACCAACAATGCCGCCTTCCGCCGCACATACAGCTCCAACTCAATCAAGGTTCGCAATGTGGAGGTGGGCCCAGCAAGTTTTGACAAGATCAAATTGATCGGCAAGGGGGACGTGGGGAAGGTGTACTTGGTCCGAGAGAAGAAGTCAAGTCGTCTATACGCTATGAAGG TATTGagcaaaaaggaaatgatTAAACGAAACAAGATCAAGCGCGCTCTGGCGGAGCAGGAAATCCTCGCAACCAGCAACCACCCTTTCATCGTCACCCTGTACCACTCTTTCCAATCGGAGGACTATCTCTATCTTTGTATGGAGTACTGCAGTGGTGGAGAATTTTTCCGAA CCTTGCAAACACGCCCAGGGAAATGCATCTCTGAAGATGCTGCCCGCTTTTACGCCGCCGAGGTGACAGCTGCTCTGGAATACCTTCACTTGATGGGATTTATTTACCGTGACCTCAAACCAGAAA ATATTCTCCTTCATCAATCTGGCCACATTATGCTTTCGGACTTTGACTTGTCCAAGCAGTCTGGCCCCGGTGGTGCCCCGACAATGATTCCCGGGAGAAGTGGTGGCTCCTCAATGGCTGCTCTTCCCACGATCGATACCAAGTCATGCATTGCTGATTTCCGCACGAATTCGTTCGTCGGCACTGAGGAATACATCGCCCCTGAGGTGATTAAAGGCTGCGGCCACACCAGTGCCGTCGACTGGTGGACACTCGGCATTCTCATTTACGAAATGCTGTACGGAACTACCCccttcaagggcaagaaTCGCAATGCAACCTTTGCTAGCATTTTGCGAGACGAGCCTCCCTTCCCGGAACACTCGGGGGCTCAGCAGATTTCGACTCTCTGCAAGTCGCTGATCCGCAagctgttgatcaaggatgagaCCAAACGTCTTGGTGCTCGCGCTGGCGCGTCTGATGTCAAGACTCATCCCTTCTTCCGCACGACGCAGTGGGCTTTGATTCGCCACATGAAGCCGCCCATGATTCCTCATCAGGGTCGTGTCGGGACCGATACCGTCAACTTCCGCAACGTCAAGGAGAGTGGCAGTGTGGACATTGGGGGTACCACCAACCCCAGCAAGTTGAAGGGTGTCCCTATGGATTCGGGCCTGGCTACTCCGAACGCAGAACTGAACGATCCGTTCGAGGAGTTCAACAGCGTCACTCTCCACCACGAAGGGGATCACTAA
- a CDS encoding putative 37S ribosomal protein S5, translating into MSFTRPARCVFCSFSRAATQGTRVPRRQFHPSFTQFNDRKPESSVIKALEKSATKTAKPTDFKPYTEEEKAYLAQEYSPSQMEAVKAGEAAIDPKDLAEQLHERDDPLKLNYVDDFSVIEPSIDRHVRSPQSNSDYNFKLKSEDDFVKEFGRFFAEMPEDATGADFVRFADELRLTHGKEENEMSPHSALVPDLFAAGETLDEPRVEERKTAAEKGEKERSLEAEEMTDALRSLLLATGYTASQVREFRLKTLVSHSVVNQTRLGKVRRAYRLSIAGNGNGLLGIGEGKSDEASDAKTQSQYRAIRNMQPVPRYENRTIFGDVTGKVGAVELQLMHRPPGFGLRVQHLIYEMCRAAGIHDLAARVNRSRNKMNTVKAAYEALMSQRDPEEVARARGRKMVDVRKVYYAGKV; encoded by the exons ATGAGTTTTACTCGGCCAGCAAGATGCGTGTTCTGCAGCTTCTCTCGAGCTGCTACACAAGGCACGCGAGTCCCCCGTCGCCAATTCCACCCATCGTTCACACAATTCAATGACCGCAAACCAGAGTCCTCTGTGATCAAGGCTCTCGAGAAGTCTGCTACAAAGACGGCGAAGCCTACGGACTTCAAGCCTTAtacggaggaggagaaggcctATCTGGCCCAGGAGTACTCGCCCTCGCAGATGGAAGCTGTTAAAGCCGGCGAGGCAGCCATTGATCCCAAGGATTTGGCTGAGCAGCTGCATGAACGTGATGACCCCCTGAAACTGAACTACGTGGACGACTTCTCCGTCATCGAGCCTAGTATTGATCGACACGTGCGCTCGCCCCAGTCGAACTCGGATTACAACTTCAAGCTCAAGAGCGAggatgactttgtcaaggagTTTGGCCGCTTCTTTGCCGAGATGCCGGAAGATGCGACAGGTGCAGACTTTGTCCGATTCGCAGATGAGTTGCGCTTGACCCACGGCAaggaggagaatgagatgAGCCCACACAGCGCCCTTGTTCCCGACCTGTTCGCCGCTGGCGAGACCCTGGACGAGCCTCGTGTTGAAGAGCGCAAGACTGCAGCTGAGAAGGGTGAGAAGGAGCGGTCACTAGAAGCCGAGGAGATGACGGATGCCCTCCGGAGTCTACTCCTCGCCACCGGTTACACTGCCAGCCAGGTTCGCGAGTTCCGGTTGAAAACACTGGTCTCTCACTCTGTCGTCAACCAGACCCGTCTGGGTAAGGTTCGCCGTGCCTATCGTCTCTCTATTGCCGGTAACGGCAACGGTCTTCTGGGAATTGGCGAGGGCAAGTCCGATGAGGCTTCCGATGCCAAGACGCAGTCTCAGTACCGTGCTATCCGCAACATGCAGCCCGTTCCTCGGTATGAGAACCGGACTATCTTTGGCGACGTGACCGGCAAGGTCGGCGCCGTAGAGCTGCAGTTGATGCACCGTCCTCCAG GCTTTGGTCTCCGTGTACAGCATCTGATCTACGAAATGTGCCGCGCCGCTGGTATCCACGACCTCGCTGCTCGCGTCAATCGCTCCCGGAATAAGATGAACACTGTCAAGGCTGCGTACGAGGCTCTCATGAGCCAGCGAGACCCTGAAGAGGTTGCTCGTGCGCGCGGTCGGAAGATGGTCGATGTGCGCAAGGTCTACTATGCTGGCAAGGTTTAG